The Henckelia pumila isolate YLH828 chromosome 2, ASM3356847v2, whole genome shotgun sequence genome includes a window with the following:
- the LOC140884335 gene encoding uncharacterized protein isoform X2: MASMASPNAHFYPERTARKPSLSRQINLRILSHKNPPQNPSTSQRGSSRRELILRSSEIAVLGAIFHFSGTKPNYLGVQKNPPSLALCPATNNCVSTSENVSDRSHYAPPWNYNPEEGRGSKNPASKEQAMKELLDVIKSTKPENFSPKITEKTDDYVRVEYESPIMGFVDDAEFWFPPGKKSIVQYRSASRLGNFDFDVNRKRIKALRLALEKKGWTSENSF, from the exons ATGGCTTCCATGGCTTCCCCTAACGCCCATTTTTACCCCGAAAGGACCGCGCGTAAACCTTCATTATCGCGTCAAATCAACCTCCGCATTCTATCTCATAAGAATCCGCCGCAGAATCCAAGCACTAGCCAAAGGGGTAGCAGTCGTAG GGAATTAATATTACGGAGTAGTGAAATTGCTGTTCTCGGAGCCATCTTCCATTTCAG TGGGACAAAGCCAAATTACTTGGGTGTACAGAAAAACCCTCCGTCACTGGCTTTATGCCCTGCCACCAATAATTGTGTTTCAACTTCTGAGAATGTTAGCGATCGTTCGCACTATGCTCCCCCTTG GAATTATAACCCGGAGGAGGGACGAGGCAGTAAAAATCCAGCAAGTAAAGAACAAGCGATGAAAGAGCTACTTGACGTG ATAAAATCTACGAAACCGGAAAATTTTTCTCCAAAAATAACAGAGAAAACAGATGATTATGTACGTGTGGAGTATGAAAGCCCAATCATGGGG TTTGTTGATGATGCTGAGTTCTGGTTTCCTCCTGGGAAGAAATCAATAGTGCAGTATCGGTCTGCGTCCCGGTTGGGGAATTTTGACTTTGACGTAAACAGAAAGAGAATCAAG GCCTTGAGGCTAGCACTAGAGAAGAAGGGATGGACCTCAGAAAACAGCTTTTGA
- the LOC140880605 gene encoding peptidyl-prolyl cis-trans isomerase FKBP43-like isoform X1, giving the protein MAFWGIEVKPGKPFTHCCEKSKGRLRISQATLAIGNSTRKGVVQVQCNVGNRRPVLLCALLPNKTESCHLDLEFEEADDVFFSVNGPQSVYLTGYYLQKNHKLNHESDTESNGVDIEHTHTEGSSFCSDDDKYDDSFIDDVALQVSHSAPVLSLKVDDSAQKKNAPNDTKQRCKQLGKGNQEIQTDGDETHKTEDEHGYLLSVVKSRRCLETTMSDDAENIAQVLVKLGEKADDSVNCGSKATEKVDPEISGKSGREAMMGLDDKGWVNIEKSEGPEKVNILEKIVDNYEKCLADDKVDGSKGEATIINRCLPMSNENDYSELLDFHNTKPKRKRRKHSLQEEKNLGFEIGNDQCVLGVKKVQEVESSINLCDIDCNFRVPSLEFGTENGRESKDRTEELLLKKASAEEIGGKCDNTPKDNEFDHGLLCDGNTAKILLTTNGEHQEQPMDNPPKKKIKKKGKKKAKGEGDMDMDMKSNQEKLVMKHEDQMENVMQVKKTSLSNGLIIEELAQGPPDGKTAAVGKKIKVFYTAMLKESGKVFNSNMGGTACSCRLGDEEFIDGWNFGIDGMRIGDKRKLIIPPSMGFGSQGVGEIVPPNSWLVYYIELVNVR; this is encoded by the exons ATGGCTTTCTGGG GCATTGAGGTAAAGCCCGGAAAGCCGTTTACTCATTGTTGTGAAAAGTCTAAGGGAAGGCTCCGGATTTCCCAG GCAACACTGGCTATTGGCAATTCTACACGGAAAGGTGTTGTACAAGTACAATGTAATGTGGGTAACCGGAGGCCAGTCTTACTCTGTGCTTTGCTGCCCAATAAAACAGAGTCATGCCACTTGGATTTGGAGTTTGAGGAAGCAGACGATGTGTTTTTTTCTGTTAATGGACCACAAAGTGTTTACCTCACTGGCTATTATCTCCAGAAAAATCACAAGTTAAATCATGAAAGTGATAC AGAATCAAATGGAGTGGATATAGAACACACTCATACAGAGGGGTCTAGTTTCTGCAGTGATGATGATAAATATGATGATAGTTTTATTGACGACGTTGCATTACAAGTTTCCCATTCGGCCCCTGTTTTAAGCCTTAAag TGGATGATTCTGCGCAAAAAAAAAATGCACCAAATGACACAAAGCAGCGCTGTAAACAACTTGGAAAGGGAAACCAAGAAATTCAGACAGATGGTGATGAAACACATAAAACAGAAGATGAGCATGGCTATCTTCTATCTGTGGTAAAGAGTAGAAGATGTTTGGAGACAACTATGTCAGATGATGCTGAAAATATTGCTCAGGTACTTGTAAAACTAGGCGAAAAAGCTGATGACAGTGTTAACTGTGGCAGCAAAGCAACTGAAAAGGTTGATCCTGAAATAAGCGGCAAATCTGGAAG AGAAGCAATGATGGGATTAGATGATAAAGGATGGGTCAATATTGAAAAGAGTGAAGGACCCGAGAAAGTAAATATTCTTGAGAAAATTGTTGATAACTACGAGAAGTGCTTAGCTGATGATAAGGTCGATGGAAGTAAAGGAGAAGCCACAATCATCAACCGATGTCTTCCTATGAGCAATGAGAATGACTATAGTGAATTGCTTGATTTTCACAA TACAAAACCAAAAAGGAAGAGAAGAAAGCATTCCTTGCAGGAGGAGAAAaatcttggatttgaaattggcAATGATCAGTGTGTTCTTGGGGTCAAAAAAGTTCAAGAAGTTGAGTCCTCCATTAATCT CTGTGATATTGATTGTAATTTTCGGGTGCCGTCTCTTGAATTTGGCACTGAAAATGGTCGAGAATCAAAGGATAGAACAGAAGAACTTCTGTTGAAAAAGGCGAGTGCTGAAGAAATTGGTGGGAAATGTGATAATACTCCTAAAGATAATGAATTCGACCATGGCTTGTTATGTGATGGAAATACAGCAAAGATTCTGCTGACCACAAATGGAGAACATCAGGAACAACCGATGGATAA TCCACCTAagaagaaaattaagaaaaaggGGAAGAAGAAAGCTAAAGGCGAGGGGGACATGGATATGGATATGAAAAGTAATCAGGAAAAATTGGTCATGAAACATGAGGATCAGATGGAAAATGTCATGCAAGTTAAAAAGACGTCCTTATCAAATGGGTTGATCATTGAAGAATTGGCTCAGGGGCCACCAGATGGAAAAACTGCTGCAGTTGGGAAAAAG ATAAAAGTTTTCTACACTGCCATGTTAAAAGAGAGTGGGAAAGTGTTCAACTCAAATATGGGAGGCACTGCTTGTAGCTGTCGTCTAG GTGATGAAGAATTTATTGATGGATGGAACTTCGGTATTGATG GTATGCGCATTGGTGATAAGAGGAAACTCATAATCCCACCATCTATGGG TTTCGGAAGTCAGGGAGTGGGAGAAATTGTGCCACCTAACTCATGGCTCGTGTATTATATCGAGTTGGTTAATGTACGTTGA
- the LOC140880605 gene encoding peptidyl-prolyl cis-trans isomerase FKBP43-like isoform X2 encodes MAFWGIEVKPGKPFTHCCEKSKGRLRISQATLAIGNSTRKGVVQVQCNVGNRRPVLLCALLPNKTESCHLDLEFEEADDVFFSVNGPQSVYLTGYYLQKNHKLNHESDTESNGVDIEHTHTEGSSFCSDDDKYDDSFIDDVALQVSHSAPVLSLKVDDSAQKKNAPNDTKQRCKQLGKGNQEIQTDGDETHKTEDEHGYLLSVVKSRRCLETTMSDDAENIAQVLVKLGEKADDSVNCGSKATEKVDPEISGKSGSTKPKRKRRKHSLQEEKNLGFEIGNDQCVLGVKKVQEVESSINLCDIDCNFRVPSLEFGTENGRESKDRTEELLLKKASAEEIGGKCDNTPKDNEFDHGLLCDGNTAKILLTTNGEHQEQPMDNPPKKKIKKKGKKKAKGEGDMDMDMKSNQEKLVMKHEDQMENVMQVKKTSLSNGLIIEELAQGPPDGKTAAVGKKIKVFYTAMLKESGKVFNSNMGGTACSCRLGDEEFIDGWNFGIDGMRIGDKRKLIIPPSMGFGSQGVGEIVPPNSWLVYYIELVNVR; translated from the exons ATGGCTTTCTGGG GCATTGAGGTAAAGCCCGGAAAGCCGTTTACTCATTGTTGTGAAAAGTCTAAGGGAAGGCTCCGGATTTCCCAG GCAACACTGGCTATTGGCAATTCTACACGGAAAGGTGTTGTACAAGTACAATGTAATGTGGGTAACCGGAGGCCAGTCTTACTCTGTGCTTTGCTGCCCAATAAAACAGAGTCATGCCACTTGGATTTGGAGTTTGAGGAAGCAGACGATGTGTTTTTTTCTGTTAATGGACCACAAAGTGTTTACCTCACTGGCTATTATCTCCAGAAAAATCACAAGTTAAATCATGAAAGTGATAC AGAATCAAATGGAGTGGATATAGAACACACTCATACAGAGGGGTCTAGTTTCTGCAGTGATGATGATAAATATGATGATAGTTTTATTGACGACGTTGCATTACAAGTTTCCCATTCGGCCCCTGTTTTAAGCCTTAAag TGGATGATTCTGCGCAAAAAAAAAATGCACCAAATGACACAAAGCAGCGCTGTAAACAACTTGGAAAGGGAAACCAAGAAATTCAGACAGATGGTGATGAAACACATAAAACAGAAGATGAGCATGGCTATCTTCTATCTGTGGTAAAGAGTAGAAGATGTTTGGAGACAACTATGTCAGATGATGCTGAAAATATTGCTCAGGTACTTGTAAAACTAGGCGAAAAAGCTGATGACAGTGTTAACTGTGGCAGCAAAGCAACTGAAAAGGTTGATCCTGAAATAAGCGGCAAATCTGGAAG TACAAAACCAAAAAGGAAGAGAAGAAAGCATTCCTTGCAGGAGGAGAAAaatcttggatttgaaattggcAATGATCAGTGTGTTCTTGGGGTCAAAAAAGTTCAAGAAGTTGAGTCCTCCATTAATCT CTGTGATATTGATTGTAATTTTCGGGTGCCGTCTCTTGAATTTGGCACTGAAAATGGTCGAGAATCAAAGGATAGAACAGAAGAACTTCTGTTGAAAAAGGCGAGTGCTGAAGAAATTGGTGGGAAATGTGATAATACTCCTAAAGATAATGAATTCGACCATGGCTTGTTATGTGATGGAAATACAGCAAAGATTCTGCTGACCACAAATGGAGAACATCAGGAACAACCGATGGATAA TCCACCTAagaagaaaattaagaaaaaggGGAAGAAGAAAGCTAAAGGCGAGGGGGACATGGATATGGATATGAAAAGTAATCAGGAAAAATTGGTCATGAAACATGAGGATCAGATGGAAAATGTCATGCAAGTTAAAAAGACGTCCTTATCAAATGGGTTGATCATTGAAGAATTGGCTCAGGGGCCACCAGATGGAAAAACTGCTGCAGTTGGGAAAAAG ATAAAAGTTTTCTACACTGCCATGTTAAAAGAGAGTGGGAAAGTGTTCAACTCAAATATGGGAGGCACTGCTTGTAGCTGTCGTCTAG GTGATGAAGAATTTATTGATGGATGGAACTTCGGTATTGATG GTATGCGCATTGGTGATAAGAGGAAACTCATAATCCCACCATCTATGGG TTTCGGAAGTCAGGGAGTGGGAGAAATTGTGCCACCTAACTCATGGCTCGTGTATTATATCGAGTTGGTTAATGTACGTTGA
- the LOC140884335 gene encoding uncharacterized protein isoform X1, protein MASMASPNAHFYPERTARKPSLSRQINLRILSHKNPPQNPSTSQRGSSRRELILRSSEIAVLGAIFHFSGTKPNYLGVQKNPPSLALCPATNNCVSTSENVSDRSHYAPPWNYNPEEGRGSKNPASKEQAMKELLDVIKSTKPENFSPKITEKTDDYVRVEYESPIMGFVDDAEFWFPPGKKSIVQYRSASRLGNFDFDVNRKRIKYTGLEASTREEGMDLRKQLLISSSSSL, encoded by the exons ATGGCTTCCATGGCTTCCCCTAACGCCCATTTTTACCCCGAAAGGACCGCGCGTAAACCTTCATTATCGCGTCAAATCAACCTCCGCATTCTATCTCATAAGAATCCGCCGCAGAATCCAAGCACTAGCCAAAGGGGTAGCAGTCGTAG GGAATTAATATTACGGAGTAGTGAAATTGCTGTTCTCGGAGCCATCTTCCATTTCAG TGGGACAAAGCCAAATTACTTGGGTGTACAGAAAAACCCTCCGTCACTGGCTTTATGCCCTGCCACCAATAATTGTGTTTCAACTTCTGAGAATGTTAGCGATCGTTCGCACTATGCTCCCCCTTG GAATTATAACCCGGAGGAGGGACGAGGCAGTAAAAATCCAGCAAGTAAAGAACAAGCGATGAAAGAGCTACTTGACGTG ATAAAATCTACGAAACCGGAAAATTTTTCTCCAAAAATAACAGAGAAAACAGATGATTATGTACGTGTGGAGTATGAAAGCCCAATCATGGGG TTTGTTGATGATGCTGAGTTCTGGTTTCCTCCTGGGAAGAAATCAATAGTGCAGTATCGGTCTGCGTCCCGGTTGGGGAATTTTGACTTTGACGTAAACAGAAAGAGAATCAAG taCACAGGCCTTGAGGCTAGCACTAGAGAAGAAGGGATGGACCTCAGAAAACAGCTTTTGATTTCGAGCTCCTCGTCATTATAG
- the LOC140884335 gene encoding uncharacterized protein isoform X3, translated as MASMASPNAHFYPERTARKPSLSRQINLRILSHKNPPQNPSTSQRGSSRRELILRSSEIAVLGAIFHFRNYNPEEGRGSKNPASKEQAMKELLDVIKSTKPENFSPKITEKTDDYVRVEYESPIMGFVDDAEFWFPPGKKSIVQYRSASRLGNFDFDVNRKRIKYTGLEASTREEGMDLRKQLLISSSSSL; from the exons ATGGCTTCCATGGCTTCCCCTAACGCCCATTTTTACCCCGAAAGGACCGCGCGTAAACCTTCATTATCGCGTCAAATCAACCTCCGCATTCTATCTCATAAGAATCCGCCGCAGAATCCAAGCACTAGCCAAAGGGGTAGCAGTCGTAG GGAATTAATATTACGGAGTAGTGAAATTGCTGTTCTCGGAGCCATCTTCCATTTCAG GAATTATAACCCGGAGGAGGGACGAGGCAGTAAAAATCCAGCAAGTAAAGAACAAGCGATGAAAGAGCTACTTGACGTG ATAAAATCTACGAAACCGGAAAATTTTTCTCCAAAAATAACAGAGAAAACAGATGATTATGTACGTGTGGAGTATGAAAGCCCAATCATGGGG TTTGTTGATGATGCTGAGTTCTGGTTTCCTCCTGGGAAGAAATCAATAGTGCAGTATCGGTCTGCGTCCCGGTTGGGGAATTTTGACTTTGACGTAAACAGAAAGAGAATCAAG taCACAGGCCTTGAGGCTAGCACTAGAGAAGAAGGGATGGACCTCAGAAAACAGCTTTTGATTTCGAGCTCCTCGTCATTATAG
- the LOC140880604 gene encoding ATP-dependent DNA helicase 2 subunit KU80: MARNKEGLVLVLDVGPSMHSILPEIEKVCSMLIQKKLIFNKYDEVGAVVFGTADSINDLTEEVGGYENVMVLQGMKVVDGDFVATLQQLPRGTVHGDFLDAFVVGMDMLIKKYGPTNKGKKRICLITDAGSPIKDSYEGTKKDQVNTVVSQMVAHGMKMDCIVVRTKREWNVDEKIVEENDSLLNIFTNNSCSRKVYVESPTSLLGALRTRNISPVTTYRGDFELSSKTKIKVWVYKKTSEEKFPSLKKYSDKAPLTDKFATHEIKVDYEYKSVADPDRVVPPEQRIKGYRYGPQVVPISSAEWEAVKFKPEKGVKLLGFTDKANIMRHYYMRDVNIFIAEPGNTRAILAVSALARSMREMNKVAIIRCVWRQGQANVVVGVLTPNLSEKNNIPDSFYFNVLPFAEDVREFQFPSFDKMPPSMQPNDQQQEAADKFVQLLDLAPTGSEEVLLPNFTPNPVLERYYRCLELKSKDQNASVPPLDETLRKITEPDPELLSRNRAVTDGFQRSFELKEHPKLKKSSRKLLTEKTSGSNHEVEGATTDGQAMDAIEYTSDVKVEKIGSSNPVQDFEAIISRRDGPQWVNHAIQNMKHKIIDLVENSFEGDAYQTALECLVSLRRGCILEQEPKQFNDLLRHLHKLCQERDLKSFIEFLAVHEVVLISNTEAAESDVSESEARSLMVKKEPKAEERI, from the exons ATGGCTCGAAACAAG GAAGGTCTAGTTTTGGTGCTTGATGTTGGTCCCTCAATGCACTCTATACTGCCGGAGATAGAAAAAGTTTGCTCCATGCTAATACAAAAGAAG CTTATTTTCAACAAGTATGATGAAGTGGGAGCTGTCGTGTTTGGAACAGCAG ATTCTATAAATGACTTGACAGAAGAAGTGGGTGGATATGAAAATGTGATGGTTTTGCAAGGCATGAAGGTTGTTGACGGAGATTTTGTAGCAACTTTACAACAGCTCCCTCGAGGAACTGTACATGGTGATT TTCTTGATGCATTTGTTGTTGGAATGGACATGCTAATCAAGAAGTATGGACCAACTAACAAGGGAAAGAAACGCATATGTCTCATAACAGACGCAGGTTCTCCTATCAAAGATTCATATGAGGGAACAAAGAAGGATCAAGTCAACACAGTTGTTTCCCAGATGGTGGCACATGGCATGAAGATGGACTGCATAGTCGTTAGGACAAAACGAGAGTGGAATGTAGATGAGAAGATTGTGGAAGAGAATGATTctctattaaatatatttacaaATAATTCTTGCTCAAGGAAAGTGTATGTTGAGAGTCCAACTTCATTATTAGGTGCTCTCAGAACTCGTAATATTTCTCCTGTTACTACATATCGAGGTGATTTTGAGCTGAGCTCTAAAACGAAAATAAAG GTATGGGTCTACAAGAAAACTTCCGAAGAGAAATTTCCCTCGTTAAAAAAGTATTCTGATAAAGCACCTCTGACAGATAAATTTGCCACACATGAAATTAAGGTTGATTATGAATACAAAAGTGTTGCAGACCCTGATAGAGTTGTGCCACCTGAACAAAGGATCAAAGGTTACCGCTATGGTCCGCAAGTTGTTCCAATCTCATCTGCTGAGTGGGAGGCCGTAAAGTTCAAACCGGAGAAAGGTGTGAAGCTTCTCGGTTTTACCGACAAAGCAAATATCATGCG ACACTATTATATGAGAGATGTCAACATCTTCATTGCCGAACCTGGAAATACAAGGGCCATTCTTGCAGTTTCTGCACTAGCTAGATCAATGCGGGAAATGAACAAAGTTGCCATTATCCGCTGTGTTTGGAGACAAGGGCAGGCCAATGTTGTTGTTGGGGTGCTAACACCAAATTTGTCTGAGAAAAATAATATC CCTGATTCGTTTTACTTCAATGTTCTTCCGTTTGCTGAGGATGTCAGGGAGTTCCAATTTCCATCTTTTGACAAGATGCCTCCATCGATGCAGCCAAATGACCAACAGCAAGAGGCGGCAGATAAGTTTGTCCAGCTGCTCGATCTTGCTCCAACTGGAAGTGAGGAAGTCTTGCTACCCAACTTCACTCCAAATCCTGTTCTAGAG CGCTATTATCGTTGTCTTGAATTGAAATCTAAAGACCAAAATGCAAGCGTTCCTCCCCTTGATGAAACCCTTAGAAAGATAACAGAACCTGATCCTGAACTTCTCTCTCGAAACAGAGCTGTAACTGATGGATTTCAAAGGTCCTTTGAACTCAAAGAGCATCCAaag TTGAAGAAATCATCTCGAAAATTATTAACTGAGAAAACATCTGGATCAAACCATGAAGTAGAAGGTGCTACCACTGATGGCCAAGCCATGGACGCCATTGAATATACATCTGATGTCAAGGTTGAGAAAATAGGCAGTTCCAATCCTGTTCAAGATTTTGAGGCCATTATATCTCGCAGAGATGGTCCACAATGGGTTAACCATGCAATTCAGAATATGAAACATAAGATTATTGACTTAGTCGAGAATTCTTTTGAAGGAGATGCTTATCAGACAGCACTCGAGTGCTTGGTTTCCCTGCGAAGAGGTTGCATTCTTGAGCAG GAACCAAAACAGTTCAATGACTTATTGCGCCATCTCCACAAATTATGCCAAGAGAGGGACCTCAAAAGCTTCATTGAATTTTTGGCAGTCCATGAAGTAGTTCTAATAAGCAACACTGAAGCAGCTGAGAG TGATGTTTCAGAGAGCGAAGCCAGAAGCTTGATGGTGAAGAAGGAGCCAAAAGCTGAGGAAAGAATCTGA